The window ACCGGAAGCGGAAAACTACCGATTCTATCGACTAATTTCGACTGATCAATAATCCAGATATTTTTCTTAGAATTAGTCGCAACAATTTTTTCCCACAGTAAAGCTGCCCCGCCACCTTTGATACCGTTAAAATTATTATCAACCTGATCCGCCCCATCAATCGTCAAATCAATTTGAGCAATCGAATCAAGACCAACAATTCTTATACCTAATGATTTTGCTTGAAAAGCAGTTCTTTTCGAAGTAGTCACTCCGGTAAAAGATAAATTTTCTTCCTTAACTTTTCGTCCTAATTCATCAACTAAAAATTTGACCGTTGATCCAGTACCTAAGCCTACAATAGTTCCGTTCTCAACAAAATTAGCCGCCTTAATAGCGGCTTCTTTTTTAAGCTTGTCCTGCAAATTTTTTTCCATAGGAATATATATACACCTAAAAATCGACCGCTAAAACAATCTTGTGAAATTTTCTATTTATGCTTTATCAAATTTAAAAAATAATTGAAAACCCTTCCAATCAATGCTAGACTATTTAACTGGTGAAGTTAGTAAAGCGTTTTACTTAATTTTTACGAATTTCATCTTTACTAAGAAAGAGGTTGGACTTGTGAACAAGGTAATAGTTTTAGGCAGCTTAAATGTTGATACCATTCTAAAAATAAAGCGTTTCCCTAATCCTGGAGAAACATTGGAAAGCTTAGAAAAAAATTCCGCTGCCGGAGGAAA of the Oenococcus sp. UCMA 16435 genome contains:
- the rpiA gene encoding ribose-5-phosphate isomerase RpiA → MEKNLQDKLKKEAAIKAANFVENGTIVGLGTGSTVKFLVDELGRKVKEENLSFTGVTTSKRTAFQAKSLGIRIVGLDSIAQIDLTIDGADQVDNNFNGIKGGGAALLWEKIVATNSKKNIWIIDQSKLVDRIGSFPLPVEVIPFGVSHVLNKFKKLNFHPVLRLEKNNKAVITDSQNYIIDLHLNKINDPIKLSDQLINTVGVVEHGLFLNIVDKVIVGQDGQPLILKNPNKLSKCQEAMI